Proteins encoded together in one Acidobacteriota bacterium window:
- a CDS encoding ABC transporter ATP-binding protein, with translation MSHEPNPSSPPRIRIRGLRRQLPSGERLLTILEDIDLDIAAGELVAVLGPSGSGKSTLLALMAGLDRPTAGSVELDGRATHDLPEDDLARLRRRQLGFVFQSFQLLGNLTARENVLLPLELAGLPDPERRADELLEEVGLGERGHHYPSQLSGGEQQRVAVARAYACRPPVLLADEPTGNLDSRTGERILDLLLRLRERHGTTLVLVTHDLAVARRADRLIYLRDGRIERQETGDGAGPPTAETAGEVTGATSTGSEPQLTSESVTP, from the coding sequence ATGAGCCATGAACCCAACCCTTCCTCTCCGCCGCGCATCCGCATCCGTGGGCTGCGCCGACAGCTGCCCTCCGGCGAGCGCCTGCTGACCATCCTCGAAGACATCGACCTCGACATCGCCGCTGGTGAGCTGGTGGCAGTGCTGGGGCCTTCCGGTAGCGGCAAATCGACGCTGCTGGCGCTGATGGCGGGCCTCGACCGGCCCACCGCCGGCAGCGTCGAGCTCGACGGCCGGGCGACCCACGACCTGCCGGAGGACGATCTGGCGCGGCTGCGGCGACGGCAGCTGGGCTTCGTCTTCCAGAGCTTCCAGCTGCTGGGCAACCTCACCGCCCGGGAGAACGTGCTGCTGCCGCTGGAGCTCGCCGGGTTGCCGGACCCGGAGCGCCGGGCCGACGAGCTGCTGGAAGAGGTGGGCCTGGGAGAGCGCGGGCACCACTACCCGAGCCAGCTTTCCGGCGGCGAGCAGCAGCGGGTGGCGGTGGCCCGAGCCTACGCCTGCCGGCCGCCGGTGCTGCTGGCGGACGAGCCCACGGGCAACCTCGACAGCCGCACCGGCGAACGCATCCTCGACCTATTGCTGCGGCTGCGGGAGCGCCACGGCACCACCCTGGTGCTGGTCACCCACGACCTGGCGGTGGCACGGCGGGCGGATCGTCTGATCTATCTGCGGGACGGCCGCATCGAGCGCCAGGAGACCGGGGACGGAGCGGGGCCCCCGACGGCCGAGACCGCCGGTGAGGTTACCGGAGCCACCAGCACGGGCTCAGAGCCTCAGCTCACTTCAGAGAGCGTGACGCCATGA
- a CDS encoding FtsX-like permease family protein has protein sequence MTPRLYLRYFLRESRGARGRLAFFVLCLAVGVAAVVAVAALSDSLDSAVQQEARQLLAADLKVESRRPLPPELETFVQNLDGAQRTNLLELPTVVAASPAKSPDESSASTGRSRLAKIKAIDGTYPFYGNLELDPARPLDELLDAESTLAAPELLEQLGLSVGDQLSIGGESFRIAGRVLKEPDQVGIAFTLGPRVLLSAAGLERTGLTGFGSRIEYQALIRLPEPTTREETDRIAEELRQALPSGGIFSVETYAEAQPALRRGLRQIERFLGLVALVSLLVGGIGVAQTVRAWLAGRMDAIAVLKCLGLRPREVLAVYLGQAVILGAAGSLAGCIVGLLLPLAAPQMLGDLIPRGAIRLWQPWAAARGFGLGVGVAALFSLPPLMTLRRIPPVRVLRRDAQPVPASRPAAIATASVLILGVFALASAQAGSLLLGLQFTAGALIATAVLAGAALGVTRAVGRLPQSWRSLWLRYGLASVGRPGAGTLGAIVALGLGVMVVLTMSLVQSSLSDQLTRELPEDAPSVFLVDIQPDQWPGVEEILADQGATSVDSVPVVMARLSAIDGTPVEEIMAEEEAIPEEEVDSEQRERRWALTREQRLTYLDQLPEDNVVLDGALWQADGVDEVSVEEGFAEELGIGVGSTLGFDVQGVDLQLAVTSVRSVDWESFGINFFLVVEPGVLDGAPHFRIAAARLPRVAEQSFQDAVVSTFPNVTVLRIRDILEKIGRSLGRLGLGVRFLGGFTVLAGLAILAGAVSASSSRRGREVALLKTLGFTRGGVVAVFAAEYALVGMVAGTIGAVAGGVHAYFVLTQGMELDWTFQLLPYLLTIAGTVLLTVTAGCITSARALTRRPVAVLREEV, from the coding sequence ATGACTCCCCGGCTCTATCTGCGCTACTTTCTGCGCGAATCCCGCGGTGCCCGCGGCCGCCTGGCCTTCTTTGTCCTCTGCCTGGCGGTGGGAGTGGCGGCGGTGGTGGCGGTAGCGGCCCTTTCCGACAGCCTGGACTCGGCGGTTCAGCAGGAGGCCCGGCAGCTGCTGGCGGCGGACCTCAAGGTGGAGTCTCGGCGCCCCCTGCCGCCGGAGCTGGAGACCTTCGTCCAGAACCTCGACGGCGCCCAGCGCACCAACCTCCTGGAGCTGCCGACGGTGGTGGCGGCCAGCCCAGCAAAGAGTCCCGACGAGAGCTCCGCCAGCACCGGCCGCAGTCGCCTGGCAAAGATCAAAGCCATTGACGGCACCTACCCCTTCTACGGCAATCTCGAGCTCGACCCGGCGCGCCCCCTGGACGAGCTCCTCGATGCCGAGAGCACCCTCGCGGCGCCGGAGCTCCTGGAGCAGCTCGGGCTCTCCGTCGGCGACCAGCTGAGCATCGGCGGCGAGTCCTTCCGCATCGCCGGCCGGGTGCTCAAGGAGCCGGACCAGGTAGGTATCGCCTTCACCCTGGGACCACGGGTGCTGCTCTCCGCCGCCGGCCTCGAGCGCACCGGCCTCACCGGTTTCGGCAGCCGCATCGAATACCAGGCGCTGATCCGGCTGCCGGAGCCAACAACGCGCGAGGAGACCGACCGCATTGCCGAGGAGCTGCGCCAGGCCCTGCCCAGCGGCGGCATCTTCAGCGTCGAGACCTACGCCGAGGCCCAGCCGGCACTTCGCCGGGGGCTGCGTCAGATCGAGCGGTTCCTGGGGCTGGTGGCCCTGGTCTCACTGCTGGTGGGAGGGATCGGCGTCGCCCAGACCGTGCGCGCCTGGCTCGCCGGCCGCATGGACGCCATCGCGGTACTCAAATGCCTCGGTCTGCGGCCGCGGGAAGTGCTCGCCGTCTACCTGGGTCAGGCGGTGATCCTGGGCGCCGCCGGCAGCCTGGCGGGCTGCATCGTCGGCTTGCTGCTGCCCCTGGCGGCGCCGCAGATGCTGGGAGATCTGATCCCCCGCGGGGCCATCCGCCTGTGGCAGCCGTGGGCCGCCGCCCGGGGCTTCGGCCTCGGGGTCGGCGTCGCCGCCCTGTTCAGCCTGCCGCCGCTGATGACCCTGCGCCGCATTCCGCCGGTGCGGGTGCTGCGCCGGGACGCCCAGCCGGTGCCCGCCAGCCGCCCGGCGGCCATCGCCACCGCCTCCGTCCTGATCCTGGGAGTCTTCGCCCTGGCCTCGGCCCAGGCCGGTTCGCTGCTGCTGGGGCTGCAATTCACCGCCGGCGCCCTCATCGCCACCGCCGTCCTCGCCGGCGCCGCCCTCGGCGTCACCCGCGCCGTCGGCCGCCTGCCGCAGAGCTGGCGCAGTCTGTGGCTACGCTACGGCCTGGCGTCGGTGGGACGCCCCGGCGCCGGCACCCTCGGCGCCATCGTGGCCCTCGGCCTGGGAGTGATGGTGGTGCTCACCATGTCACTGGTGCAGAGCTCGCTCTCGGATCAGCTCACCCGCGAGCTGCCGGAAGACGCGCCGTCGGTCTTCCTGGTGGACATCCAGCCGGATCAATGGCCCGGCGTCGAGGAGATCCTCGCGGACCAGGGAGCCACTTCCGTGGACTCGGTGCCGGTGGTCATGGCCCGCCTCTCCGCCATCGACGGCACGCCGGTGGAAGAGATCATGGCGGAGGAAGAAGCGATCCCGGAGGAAGAGGTGGATTCGGAGCAGCGGGAACGGCGCTGGGCCCTCACCCGCGAGCAGCGCCTGACTTACCTCGACCAGCTGCCGGAGGACAACGTGGTGCTCGACGGCGCCCTGTGGCAGGCCGACGGTGTCGACGAGGTGAGCGTCGAGGAAGGCTTCGCCGAGGAGCTGGGCATCGGCGTCGGCTCCACCCTCGGCTTCGACGTCCAGGGGGTGGATTTGCAGCTGGCGGTGACCAGCGTTCGCTCGGTGGACTGGGAGAGCTTCGGGATCAATTTCTTCCTGGTGGTGGAGCCCGGGGTTCTCGACGGCGCCCCCCACTTCCGCATCGCCGCCGCCCGCCTGCCGCGGGTCGCGGAGCAGAGCTTCCAGGACGCGGTGGTCTCCACATTCCCCAACGTCACCGTGCTGCGCATCCGCGACATTCTGGAGAAGATCGGCCGTAGCCTCGGCCGTCTGGGGCTGGGAGTGCGCTTCCTCGGCGGCTTCACCGTCCTCGCCGGTCTGGCGATCCTCGCCGGCGCGGTGAGCGCCTCGTCATCCCGTCGCGGCCGGGAAGTGGCCCTGCTCAAGACCCTGGGCTTCACCCGCGGCGGCGTGGTGGCGGTCTTCGCCGCGGAGTACGCGCTGGTGGGAATGGTCGCCGGCACCATCGGCGCCGTCGCCGGCGGCGTCCACGCGTATTTCGTGCTCACCCAGGGCATGGAGCTGGACTGGACCTTCCAGCTCCTCCCCTACCTCCTGACCATCGCCGGCACCGTCCTCCTCACCGTCACCGCCGGCTGCATCACCAGCGCCCGCGCCCTGACCCGGCGGCCGGTGGCGGTGCTGCGGGAAGAGGTTTAG
- the mazG gene encoding nucleoside triphosphate pyrophosphohydrolase — translation MTKLDTTQSNLPPSDRDDPQPAAGELRNTDLQRLLDLVQRLRAPDGCPWDREQNLPDVRAYLIEEAHEAAAAVDSGDWQEIAGELGDLLFQVAFVCRLAEEEEAFATGEVLQGILDKMVARHPHVFAPEELPEELADAEAVRGAWEKRKARQRGPGTSILAGVPTSLPALTAAYRISQKAAGVGFDWPDIAGVLEKMDEERDELREALEELREDRADAKEHVRQEIGDLLFSVTNLARKLDLDPEAALAATNAKFRRRFARVEQGLEERGRSFDTTDLEEMEELWQGAKGEE, via the coding sequence ATGACGAAGCTCGATACAACCCAGTCCAACCTGCCGCCCTCCGACCGAGACGACCCCCAGCCCGCTGCCGGGGAGCTGCGCAACACCGACCTGCAACGGCTCCTCGACCTGGTGCAACGCCTGCGCGCGCCGGACGGCTGTCCTTGGGATCGCGAGCAGAACCTTCCAGACGTCCGAGCCTATCTCATCGAAGAGGCTCACGAGGCCGCCGCGGCGGTGGATAGCGGAGACTGGCAGGAGATCGCCGGCGAGCTCGGGGACCTACTCTTCCAGGTGGCCTTCGTCTGCCGGCTGGCGGAAGAGGAGGAAGCCTTCGCCACCGGCGAGGTCCTGCAGGGCATTCTGGACAAGATGGTGGCCCGCCACCCCCACGTCTTCGCCCCCGAAGAGCTACCGGAGGAGCTGGCGGACGCCGAGGCGGTGCGCGGCGCCTGGGAGAAGCGCAAGGCCCGCCAGCGCGGTCCCGGCACCTCGATCCTCGCCGGCGTCCCTACCTCCCTCCCCGCCCTCACCGCCGCCTACCGCATCTCGCAAAAAGCCGCCGGCGTCGGTTTCGACTGGCCCGATATCGCCGGGGTGCTGGAGAAGATGGACGAGGAGCGGGACGAGCTTCGGGAGGCTCTCGAGGAGCTCCGCGAAGACCGAGCGGATGCGAAGGAGCACGTGCGCCAGGAGATCGGCGACCTCCTCTTCAGCGTCACCAACCTGGCCCGCAAACTCGACCTCGACCCCGAAGCCGCCCTCGCCGCCACCAACGCCAAGTTCCGCCGCCGCTTCGCGCGGGTGGAGCAAGGCCTGGAAGAGCGCGGGCGCTCCTTCGATACGACGGATCTGGAGGAGATGGAGGAGCTGTGGCAGGGGGCGAAGGGGGAGGAGTAG
- a CDS encoding diacylglycerol kinase family lipid kinase, with amino-acid sequence MKTRIILNPNARQGDRASALESLVGSWDEAELCRTEEAGQASDLARQAAEQGFEAVVAAGGDGTVNEVLCGLEDHLEQVRLGILPLGTGNDFARCAEIPLELGAAVEVVRAGHSKACDIGRYHCGDHRGLFLNLAAAGFSGEVDHRLDSEMKRFWGPLAYLRAAVETMPELTPYRLTLTLDDDEPKSLVVVNVAVANGRFVAAGLPVAPRAEIDDGLLDVVIFQARRIGELMALAPRALAGKHLEDPEGRVSFFRARRVRLDSRPQMPFNVDGELVGEGPADFEVLPGAIQLLQPVEE; translated from the coding sequence ATGAAGACGCGCATCATCCTCAACCCCAACGCCCGCCAGGGGGATCGCGCTAGTGCCCTGGAGTCGCTGGTGGGTTCCTGGGACGAGGCGGAGCTGTGCCGCACGGAGGAGGCCGGCCAGGCCTCGGACCTCGCCCGCCAAGCCGCGGAGCAGGGCTTCGAGGCGGTGGTGGCGGCGGGGGGAGACGGGACCGTCAACGAGGTGCTCTGCGGCCTGGAGGATCATCTGGAGCAGGTGCGGCTGGGCATTCTGCCCTTGGGCACCGGCAATGATTTCGCCCGCTGCGCCGAGATCCCCCTGGAGTTGGGGGCCGCCGTCGAAGTGGTGCGGGCGGGCCATTCCAAGGCCTGCGACATCGGCCGCTATCACTGCGGGGATCACCGGGGACTCTTCCTCAACCTGGCGGCGGCGGGCTTCAGCGGTGAGGTGGATCATCGCCTGGACTCGGAGATGAAGCGTTTCTGGGGGCCCCTGGCCTACCTGCGGGCGGCGGTGGAGACCATGCCCGAGCTGACCCCCTACCGCCTGACCCTGACCCTCGACGACGACGAGCCCAAGTCCTTGGTGGTGGTCAACGTGGCGGTGGCCAACGGCCGCTTCGTCGCCGCTGGGCTGCCGGTAGCGCCGCGGGCGGAGATCGACGACGGCCTGCTGGACGTGGTGATCTTCCAGGCGCGGCGCATCGGCGAGCTTATGGCCCTGGCGCCGCGGGCCCTCGCCGGCAAGCACCTGGAGGACCCGGAAGGCCGCGTCAGCTTCTTCCGCGCCCGCCGCGTGCGCCTCGACTCGCGCCCCCAGATGCCCTTCAACGTCGACGGCGAGCTGGTAGGCGAAGGCCCGGCGGACTTCGAAGTGCTCCCCGGAGCGATCCAGCTGCTACAGCCGGTGGAGGAGTAG
- a CDS encoding DUF1844 domain-containing protein, translating to MSDQEQKVKVSDRRMFTPDGELREEYRFLEDKDREKPPEAEEPAPTGASPETPDATGPVSGPPTGAAPGAQAPEGMEEAADGPPLELPSNAGQPGAPGFMDLVAMLAEPASIYLGDAPLPDGRTHEDLDMARVHIDLLDVLRQKTAGNLSSRESAVLEDVVYQLKMRYVRKQG from the coding sequence GTGAGCGATCAGGAGCAAAAGGTCAAGGTATCGGATCGGCGCATGTTCACTCCGGATGGGGAGCTGCGCGAAGAGTATCGGTTCCTCGAGGACAAGGACCGGGAGAAGCCTCCGGAAGCGGAGGAACCGGCGCCCACCGGTGCGAGCCCCGAGACGCCGGATGCGACTGGCCCAGTCTCCGGCCCACCGACCGGCGCGGCGCCGGGAGCCCAGGCCCCCGAGGGGATGGAGGAGGCGGCCGACGGTCCGCCGCTGGAGCTGCCTTCCAACGCCGGCCAGCCCGGCGCCCCGGGTTTCATGGATCTGGTGGCGATGCTGGCGGAGCCCGCCTCCATCTATCTCGGCGATGCTCCCTTGCCAGACGGCCGCACCCACGAGGACCTGGACATGGCGCGGGTGCACATCGACCTGTTGGACGTGCTGCGACAGAAGACCGCCGGCAACCTTTCCTCCCGCGAGTCCGCCGTGCTGGAAGACGTGGTCTATCAGCTCAAGATGCGCTACGTCCGAAAGCAGGGATGA
- a CDS encoding divergent polysaccharide deacetylase family protein, whose amino-acid sequence MPAARRRRRRAKTRKPKKAQRSFAFWLVMLALAVLLFAAGYLLGGKLWGPAPPLPDSAEETAGSSRPATSEPQASSPATRPASSSVRQEAPAPPSERYPPEEVVEVVAPPPGPPPPGRGVRLSLVIDDLGRSLQDLDALEALGVPVTYAVLPFEVKTPEVVEELQERGHETILHLPMEPSNGADPGPGALRGFMSRSQLEQATRAALAAVPGAVGVNNHMGSKLTTESDKMRTVLEVLTDRELFFLDSRTSAESVGYREAVQLGIPAAQRQVFLDGDPDLQAIRHQFRRWLDLARDRGAAIAIGHPHPYTLEVLAEEVPKARAAGYEFVPVSYLLDYAGPLQP is encoded by the coding sequence ATGCCCGCTGCCCGCCGTCGCCGCCGACGCGCCAAGACTCGCAAGCCCAAGAAGGCCCAGCGCTCCTTTGCGTTCTGGTTGGTGATGCTCGCCCTGGCGGTGTTGCTCTTCGCCGCCGGTTATCTCTTGGGTGGCAAGCTGTGGGGGCCCGCGCCTCCTTTGCCGGACTCCGCCGAGGAGACCGCCGGTAGCTCCCGGCCCGCCACCTCGGAGCCCCAGGCCTCGTCGCCGGCAACCAGGCCGGCATCCTCCTCGGTCCGCCAAGAGGCTCCGGCCCCACCCTCCGAGCGCTATCCCCCGGAAGAGGTGGTGGAGGTGGTGGCGCCGCCGCCGGGACCGCCGCCGCCAGGGCGCGGCGTCCGCCTTTCGCTGGTGATCGACGATCTCGGCCGCAGCCTGCAGGATCTGGACGCCCTCGAGGCCCTGGGGGTACCCGTCACCTATGCCGTGCTGCCCTTCGAGGTCAAGACCCCGGAGGTGGTGGAGGAGCTTCAGGAGCGCGGGCACGAGACCATCCTGCACCTCCCCATGGAGCCCAGCAACGGTGCCGACCCGGGACCGGGGGCGCTGCGTGGCTTCATGTCCCGCAGCCAGCTGGAGCAGGCCACCCGGGCGGCGCTGGCGGCGGTGCCCGGCGCCGTCGGGGTCAACAACCACATGGGTTCGAAGCTGACCACCGAGAGCGACAAGATGCGCACGGTGCTCGAGGTGCTGACGGACCGCGAGCTCTTCTTCCTCGACTCCCGCACAAGCGCCGAGAGCGTCGGCTATCGCGAGGCGGTGCAGCTGGGGATTCCGGCGGCGCAGCGCCAGGTCTTCCTCGACGGCGACCCGGACCTCCAGGCCATCCGTCATCAATTCCGCCGCTGGCTCGACCTGGCCCGGGACCGCGGTGCCGCCATCGCCATCGGTCACCCCCACCCCTACACCTTGGAAGTGTTGGCGGAGGAGGTACCCAAGGCGCGGGCGGCGGGCTATGAATTCGTGCCGGTGAGCTATCTGCTGGACTACGCCGGCCCGCTGCAGCCATGA
- a CDS encoding GDSL-type esterase/lipase family protein, which yields MSLLLTFVVFALGALGCGGEAQSPATQSTTNPPPANQSPATPSTASSETPSAMADSSAAVDSEPAPVRIVVLGDSLAAGLSLEEEQAFPALVEEALVEQGLDVEVINAGVSGDTSAGGLRRLDWMLRQDPDIVVVELGGNDGLRGLPVEETESNLRGIIQRSQQAGARVLLTGMQIPSNYGPEYTEKFTAVYPRLAEELDVALMPFLLEGVALDPTLNLPDRIHPNPAGHRIIAENLLPYLEPLVREELGEE from the coding sequence ATGTCGCTCTTACTGACCTTCGTGGTCTTCGCTCTCGGCGCCCTGGGCTGCGGCGGCGAAGCCCAATCGCCAGCCACCCAGTCCACGACTAACCCGCCGCCGGCCAACCAATCGCCAGCCACCCCGTCTACAGCAAGCTCCGAGACCCCGTCTGCGATGGCGGATTCTTCCGCTGCCGTCGATTCAGAGCCCGCACCAGTGCGCATCGTCGTCCTGGGCGACAGCCTCGCCGCCGGCCTATCGCTGGAGGAAGAACAGGCCTTTCCGGCGCTGGTGGAGGAGGCGCTGGTGGAGCAGGGCCTGGACGTCGAGGTGATCAACGCCGGGGTCAGCGGCGACACCTCCGCCGGCGGCCTGCGGCGCCTGGACTGGATGCTGCGCCAGGATCCGGACATCGTGGTGGTGGAGCTGGGGGGCAACGACGGTCTGCGGGGCCTGCCGGTGGAGGAGACCGAGTCCAACCTCCGCGGCATCATCCAACGCAGTCAGCAAGCCGGTGCCCGAGTGCTGCTCACGGGAATGCAGATTCCCTCCAACTACGGCCCGGAGTACACCGAGAAATTCACCGCCGTCTATCCGCGGCTGGCGGAGGAGCTGGACGTGGCGCTGATGCCCTTCCTCCTCGAAGGCGTCGCCCTCGACCCGACTCTCAACCTCCCCGACCGCATCCACCCCAACCCCGCCGGCCACCGCATCATCGCGGAGAATCTGCTGCCGTATTTGGAGCCGCTGGTGCGGGAGGAGCTGGGGGAGGAGTAG